The segment CCCCGGAACGCCGAGAATCAACATTCCTTTCGGCTGGGGTAATCCATACTCTCTCGCTCGCTCAGTGAAGGCGTTCGATCGCTGTTTTAGCCAGTGCTTCAATTCGTCTAAGCCACCAACTGCCTCAAGCGTCTCATCTTCTTCCATGAACTCTAGGATGCCGTTCCGACGAATCAGCTGCTTCTTCTCAGAAAGAACAATATCAACTTCTTCTTCGGTCAAACGCCCGTTCGTAACCTGAGCCTTACGGTAAACTTTTTCTGCCTCATCTCGCGTCAACCCTAATGCTGCTTTTAACAACTTCTCGCGGGTTTCAGTCGTAATGCGGCGATTTCGGATCTGATCTAATTGAGTAGTGAGAACCTGATTCAACTCAGTCATCGTTGGAAGTGGGAAGTCCAGAACGATAACCTCTTTCTCTAGCTCAATCGGAACCGTTTGAACCGGAGACATTAAGACGATCGCTTTTTGCGTGCCTTTGAAAGATGCGATCGCATCGCGCAGCCATCGATTCACAGCGGGCGAATCAATAAACGGATGCAAGTCTTTGAAAACAAAGAGTCCAGGCTCTCGCTGGCGCATCACCCACTCGATCGCGGCTTCGGGAGAAACCGTATTGTGCTGGGTCACACTGCGGGGCTGACCATACTCGACAATCCCGTGAGTCACCGTCCACAAATACAATCGCTTGGGGGGCTTGGTTTGGGCAAGCAGGGCAAGTGCTTGCTCTGCCCGTTCCTCTTCTGAGGTTACAAGATAAATTAGAGGATATTGAGCCTGTAATAGGATGTTTAACTCTTCTTGCATAACCGCGACCCACTAGAGTGTAAAGCGAACCTGTTCAGGCTGCGAACGCTACTGAGGATAAATCCTTAGCAGGGAACGACCACCTTTTCCTCACTGGAAGATCCGATCGAAACGGTCGATAGCTCATCTTCGAGAATGATGTCTGAGTTTTGCCCTAAAGCGGTCAGTTCACCATTCTTTAAAACAACCGGAGTGGTACAACTGGGACAGTCA is part of the Leptolyngbya boryana PCC 6306 genome and harbors:
- the ycf46 gene encoding stress-responsive protein Ycf46, producing MQEELNILLQAQYPLIYLVTSEEERAEQALALLAQTKPPKRLYLWTVTHGIVEYGQPRSVTQHNTVSPEAAIEWVMRQREPGLFVFKDLHPFIDSPAVNRWLRDAIASFKGTQKAIVLMSPVQTVPIELEKEVIVLDFPLPTMTELNQVLTTQLDQIRNRRITTETREKLLKAALGLTRDEAEKVYRKAQVTNGRLTEEEVDIVLSEKKQLIRRNGILEFMEEDETLEAVGGLDELKHWLKQRSNAFTERAREYGLPQPKGMLILGVPGCGKSLIAKTTSRLWGLPLLRLDMGRVYDGSMVGRSEANLRNALKTAESISPAILFIDEMDKAFAGTSGSADSDGGTSSRIFGSFLTWMQEKTSPVFVMATANRVERLPGEFLRKGRFDEIFFVDLPNAEERKEIFRIHLAKRRREIERFDLDQLASVCDGFSGAEIEQALVAAMYEAFAQDREFTQLDIIAASRATMPLSKTMTEQVTALRDWARQRARPAAASVAEYQRLEF